The DNA segment CGCCTCGTCGGCGAACACGACGTGGTCGAGCAGCGTCGCGGCCCAGCGATAGTCGCCCGCCGCGATCGCGGCGCGCGCCTTCTCCTTCGCCGCCGCGGCGCCGCCCACGGCCTCCACGTACTTCTTGCCGAGCTCGACCGGCGGGAGCGGGTTCAGATTCGCGGGGTTCGCGTCGTACCAGCCGAGGTAGAAGTCGTAGACCGCCTTCACGTTGTGGCGCACGGTTCCGTAATAACCGCGGTTCGCGAACGTGGCGGCGAGGCCCTTTGGCAGCTCGAGCTGCTCGCTGATCTCGCGCGGCGTGAGGCCCTGATTCATCAGCCGCAGCGTCTGATCGTGGATGTAGCGGTAGGTGTCGCGCTGGCCCTTCAGGTACTCGCGCACGCGCTCGTTCCCGAACGCGGGCCAGTGGTGGCTGTTGAACACGACCTCGGCCTCGGGGAAGCGCTGGATCGCGTCGTCGATGTAGCCGCTCCACTTCCGTGCATCGCGCGCCTTGGTGCCGCGCAGCGTGCAGAGGTTGTGCATCGTGCGGTTCACGATCTCGGCGCCGCAGTACGCCTTCGCCGCGGGCAGGTAGAAGGCGAGCTCTGCGACGGCCTCGGAGTGCGGCGCGTACTGGAACACGATCTCGACGCCGTCGACCGTGAGCGTCTGCCCCGTGTGATCGATCTCGTCGGTCGGCACCGCGAAGCTCGACGAGCCGCTGAGCGGCTGCTTGCCGAGGCCGGTGTCGACGTAGCCGCGCTCGTCGTACGGCAGCGAGAAGCCGAACTGGTAGGTCGCGCGCCGACTCATCGCGGTTCCGGCGAGGATGCTCTCGCTCGTGACTTCCTCGACGAAGTGCTTCGGCGCGATCACGCGCACGCCCTTCACCTCGCCGTTCGGCAGCACGCTCTTCACGCCGGCATAGTGGTCGCCGTGGCTGTGCGTGAAGATCACAGCCACGACCGGGTCGCTGCCGAGGTGCTTGCGCGCGAGGTCGTGGGCCGCCGCCGCGGACTCGTTGCTGGTGAGCGGGTCGACCACGATCCAGCCCGTCTTCCCACGGATCCACGACATGTTCGAGACGTCGTAGCCGCGCACCTGATAAATGCCGTCGGTCACCTGAAACAAGCCGTTGATGTTGTTGAGCTTCGCTTGCCGCCACAGGCTCGGGTTCACGCTCGCGGGCGCGTCGCCCTCGATGAAGGCGAACTGCTGCGGGCTCCAGGTGCGGCCCGTCGCAGACTCGACCCGCGCGTTCTCGTCGCGCGCGACGAGCCCGCGGTTCGCTTCCTCGAAGTCGCGCTGCTCCGCGAGATCCAGCGCCGCGCCGAACGCGGCGTTCGCCTTCGCGGTGAGCTCGCTCGGCGCGCTGAAGCCGTTCGCGTTGGCGCCCGACTCCGCGGGCGCAGTCGGGGTTGCCGCGGGCGGTTGGTCGCCACAGCCCAATGAGAGCGCGAAGCCGAGGAGAATGAGTCGCGCGCGCATGCTTCCTCCAGTGCGGGGGCGCATCGTCTCACACGGGAGGCCGCGCACAACCGGCGAGCTGACCTCGTTATCGTGCGGCGCCTACGAAGGAGCTCTCATGCCGATGACGCTCGACTCGCTGTTCTCGCTGCGCGGCAAAGTCGCGCTCGTCACAGGCGGGTCGCGCGGCATCGGCGAAATGATCGCGGCGGGGCTCGTCGCGGCGGGCGCGAGGGTCTACGTCGCCGCGCGCAAGAAGTCGGAGTGCGACGAAGCGCAAGCGAGACTCGGCCCGAGCGCGATCGCCCTAACAGCTGACCTCGGATCGCAGGCCGGCACGCGCGCACTCGCCGACGCGATCGCCGCGCGCGAGCCGAAGCTGCACGTGCTCGTGAACAACGCCGGCGCGAACTGGGGCGCGCCGCTGCGCGAGTTCCCCGAGTCCGGCTGGGACAAGGTGATGGACCTCAACGTGAAGGCCGTGTTCGACCTCACGCGCTTCCTCCTCCCGCAGCTCGAAGCCGCCGCGGCGCCGGGCGACCCCGCGCGAGTGATCAACGTCGGCTCGATCGACGGCATTCAGGTGCCGCTGCTCGAGACGTACGCCTACTCCGCGAGCAAGGCCGCGGTGCACCACATGACGGCCGTGCTCGCGAAGAAGCTCGCGCCAGCGATTACGGT comes from the Deltaproteobacteria bacterium genome and includes:
- a CDS encoding MBL fold metallo-hydrolase; amino-acid sequence: MRARLILLGFALSLGCGDQPPAATPTAPAESGANANGFSAPSELTAKANAAFGAALDLAEQRDFEEANRGLVARDENARVESATGRTWSPQQFAFIEGDAPASVNPSLWRQAKLNNINGLFQVTDGIYQVRGYDVSNMSWIRGKTGWIVVDPLTSNESAAAAHDLARKHLGSDPVVAVIFTHSHGDHYAGVKSVLPNGEVKGVRVIAPKHFVEEVTSESILAGTAMSRRATYQFGFSLPYDERGYVDTGLGKQPLSGSSSFAVPTDEIDHTGQTLTVDGVEIVFQYAPHSEAVAELAFYLPAAKAYCGAEIVNRTMHNLCTLRGTKARDARKWSGYIDDAIQRFPEAEVVFNSHHWPAFGNERVREYLKGQRDTYRYIHDQTLRLMNQGLTPREISEQLELPKGLAATFANRGYYGTVRHNVKAVYDFYLGWYDANPANLNPLPPVELGKKYVEAVGGAAAAKEKARAAIAAGDYRWAATLLDHVVFADEADAEAKQLLASAYDQLGYQAESGAQRSVYLSAANELRHGVRDQPIVAASAAAILAQVPLDLFFTAMSTRLNGPKAAERDPLTLNFVFTDLGETHVLNVENGVLHHWKREADPNAAATMKITRALFLQLVTGQAGAKELIFSDDVDIDGSRTELLSFFGLIDPVNGNFAIVTP
- a CDS encoding SDR family oxidoreductase; amino-acid sequence: MTLDSLFSLRGKVALVTGGSRGIGEMIAAGLVAAGARVYVAARKKSECDEAQARLGPSAIALTADLGSQAGTRALADAIAAREPKLHVLVNNAGANWGAPLREFPESGWDKVMDLNVKAVFDLTRFLLPQLEAAAAPGDPARVINVGSIDGIQVPLLETYAYSASKAAVHHMTAVLAKKLAPAITVNAIAPGPFESKMMHETLVKFGEGIKKSAPMKRIGEPEDMAGVAVYLASRAGAYVTGATIPVDGGIATTR